One genomic region from Candidatus Bathyarchaeia archaeon encodes:
- a CDS encoding DUF3006 domain-containing protein, which yields MGTTVKATIDRIEGELAVAYSDEDENVYHIPLNKALGLKEGVRVTLTLRNGEVSKVKIEEEETEAAKRRLAKLMRKLVKKTRKSRKSTRGSRETSKSGFT from the coding sequence ATGGGGACGACGGTAAAGGCCACCATAGATAGGATAGAGGGAGAATTAGCTGTGGCTTACTCCGATGAAGATGAAAACGTCTACCATATTCCACTCAATAAAGCACTTGGGCTTAAGGAGGGAGTAAGAGTGACGTTAACCCTTAGAAACGGAGAGGTTTCAAAAGTTAAAATCGAGGAGGAGGAAACCGAAGCCGCTAAACGCCGATTGGCTAAACTGATGCGAAAACTAGTGAAGAAAACACGAAAATCGAGAAAAAGTACTAGGGGCTCGAGAGAGACTTCAAAAAGTGGTTTCACGTAG
- a CDS encoding GntG family PLP-dependent aldolase, with the protein MEFIDLRSDTVTLPTSEMLEAILMAKLGDDQYGEDETVNKLQEKAADKLGKEQALLVTSGTQANLVSVMSHTSRGDAAILEAESHIMYYEAAGISGVAGVMPITVKGNMGALNPADVEDRLIQQHRIHQPKVKLICLENTHNRAGGTCITPQQTHEIAELAQKYNVKLYVDGARIFNAAIALNVDVKSLTKEVDSVSFCLSKGLSAPVGSLILGDREFIDRARVNRQRLGGAMRQAGIIAAPGLIALETMIDRLKEDHENAKTLAKGLVDLGLSVDLRRVQTNIVMIDVSTLGMTSEQFTSKLTELKVKASIYGKTTVRMVTHRGIDASHIKYVIEAVSNIVRMKNS; encoded by the coding sequence TTGGAGTTTATAGATTTAAGAAGCGACACTGTCACGCTTCCCACAAGTGAGATGTTGGAAGCCATACTAATGGCGAAGCTGGGAGACGATCAATACGGGGAAGACGAGACTGTTAATAAGCTTCAGGAGAAAGCCGCGGATAAACTGGGCAAGGAGCAGGCTTTGCTTGTCACCAGCGGAACCCAGGCGAACCTTGTTTCAGTCATGTCCCACACTTCTCGGGGAGACGCTGCGATACTTGAAGCTGAATCCCATATAATGTACTATGAGGCGGCTGGAATTTCCGGAGTCGCCGGGGTGATGCCGATAACGGTTAAAGGAAACATGGGCGCCTTAAACCCCGCCGATGTTGAGGATCGACTGATTCAACAGCATAGGATTCATCAACCAAAGGTTAAGCTCATCTGCTTAGAGAACACTCATAATAGGGCTGGAGGCACCTGTATCACCCCACAGCAAACCCATGAAATAGCCGAGCTTGCTCAAAAATACAACGTTAAACTATACGTGGATGGAGCTCGAATCTTCAACGCCGCCATAGCCCTAAACGTCGATGTCAAGTCATTGACAAAGGAAGTGGACTCGGTTTCATTCTGCCTCTCCAAGGGGTTATCTGCACCAGTTGGCTCCTTAATCCTCGGAGATAGAGAATTCATCGATCGTGCTCGGGTGAACAGGCAGAGGCTGGGAGGCGCCATGCGGCAAGCAGGCATAATCGCCGCCCCAGGCCTCATAGCGTTGGAAACCATGATCGACAGGCTGAAAGAAGACCATGAGAACGCGAAGACGCTAGCGAAGGGGCTAGTGGACCTAGGGTTAAGCGTTGATTTACGAAGAGTTCAAACTAACATCGTGATGATCGACGTTTCCACCCTCGGCATGACCTCTGAGCAGTTTACATCCAAGCTGACGGAGCTCAAAGTTAAAGCCTCAATATACGGAAAAACAACTGTTCGAATGGTAACCCATAGAGGCATCGACGCCTCACACATAAAATATGTGATAGAAGCCGTGTCAAACATAGTTAGGATGAAAAATAGTTAG
- a CDS encoding ferritin family protein has product MKATDPAFIRMLEGQRMMEEKTAEALNKLLKNVENKVVRLMIHGLILDSIKHADILQAVVDILKGRVFSEVEKFELDRGLETHIKNEEEMVEGFKEIANKVEDERVKGIISQIIREEERHHQELRELFSLFKSLGDLSEEDWWEYLNKWANFNF; this is encoded by the coding sequence ATGAAGGCTACGGATCCGGCTTTTATAAGAATGCTTGAAGGGCAGAGGATGATGGAGGAGAAGACGGCTGAAGCTTTGAATAAGTTGTTGAAAAACGTGGAAAACAAGGTTGTGAGGTTGATGATCCATGGGTTAATCCTGGACTCCATTAAACACGCTGATATATTGCAGGCGGTTGTCGACATCCTTAAGGGTAGGGTGTTCTCGGAGGTTGAAAAGTTTGAGCTAGACAGAGGATTAGAAACGCATATTAAAAACGAGGAGGAGATGGTGGAGGGGTTTAAAGAGATCGCGAACAAGGTTGAAGATGAACGGGTGAAGGGCATCATTTCCCAGATTATCAGGGAGGAGGAAAGACACCACCAGGAGTTAAGGGAGCTCTTCAGCCTGTTTAAAAGTCTGGGCGACCTAAGCGAGGAAGATTGGTGGGAATACTTAAACAAATGGGCAAACTTCAACTTCTAG
- a CDS encoding Gfo/Idh/MocA family oxidoreductase, with protein sequence MGEEKVGFVTMGEIKEKIERIPEIGVGVLGYAFMGKAHTNAYKKMPYIFWPPPAVPRLVAICGRSEEKVSEAAKRYGYAKYYTDWRKLVRDPEVQLFDNGAPNNLHEEPCVEAAENGKHILCEKPLARTAKEAKRMVEAVRKSRVKAMVGFNYRFVPAIRVAKKLIEEGVIGRIYHFHAKYLQEWIMDPNFPLVWRLDKKIAGSGTLGDLGAHVIDLAHHLVGELKSVCAFTRTFIDQRPTLEDPKKMGKVEVDDAFESIVEFKNGAIGSISCSRFAAGRKNYQVLEIYGSKGSVVFNLEKLNELKVHLRDHEPKDLEPSFHDTLVTEAYHPYMENWWPHGHVIGWEHAQVHEVYHILDAIVKDKPIGPEGATFEDGYKCAVVCDAILESAKSGKKVTIKY encoded by the coding sequence ATGGGTGAGGAAAAAGTTGGTTTTGTAACCATGGGTGAAATAAAGGAGAAAATAGAGCGGATACCTGAGATTGGGGTAGGTGTCTTAGGCTACGCCTTCATGGGTAAGGCCCATACAAACGCTTACAAGAAAATGCCGTATATTTTTTGGCCTCCTCCAGCCGTGCCGAGGCTGGTGGCGATCTGTGGCCGCAGCGAGGAAAAGGTTAGCGAGGCGGCTAAAAGATATGGATACGCGAAGTATTATACAGATTGGCGCAAGCTGGTAAGGGATCCGGAGGTTCAGCTTTTCGACAACGGGGCGCCGAACAACCTGCATGAGGAGCCCTGCGTGGAGGCGGCTGAGAATGGGAAGCATATTTTATGTGAAAAACCGCTGGCCCGAACCGCTAAGGAGGCGAAGAGAATGGTTGAGGCGGTTAGGAAGTCTCGCGTGAAAGCCATGGTTGGGTTCAACTACCGGTTCGTTCCAGCCATAAGGGTCGCCAAGAAACTGATCGAGGAAGGAGTCATAGGTCGAATATATCATTTCCACGCGAAGTATCTTCAGGAGTGGATCATGGATCCTAACTTTCCATTGGTCTGGCGGCTGGATAAGAAAATCGCGGGTTCAGGAACTCTGGGCGATCTAGGCGCCCACGTAATCGACCTCGCACACCACTTGGTAGGGGAGTTAAAATCGGTCTGCGCCTTCACAAGGACCTTTATAGACCAGCGGCCCACGTTAGAGGATCCGAAGAAAATGGGTAAAGTAGAGGTTGACGACGCCTTCGAGTCGATCGTCGAGTTCAAAAACGGTGCGATAGGCTCTATTTCATGCTCAAGATTCGCCGCCGGGAGAAAGAACTATCAGGTTCTGGAGATATATGGCTCAAAGGGTAGCGTGGTTTTCAACCTTGAAAAGCTGAACGAGTTGAAGGTTCACCTTAGAGACCATGAACCGAAGGATTTAGAACCCAGCTTTCATGACACCCTAGTGACGGAGGCGTACCATCCATACATGGAAAACTGGTGGCCTCACGGACACGTGATAGGTTGGGAGCATGCCCAAGTTCACGAGGTCTACCATATCCTCGACGCGATAGTGAAGGATAAACCGATAGGACCGGAAGGCGCCACATTTGAAGACGGATATAAATGCGCAGTGGTC